One window of Magnetococcales bacterium genomic DNA carries:
- a CDS encoding putative addiction module antidote protein, with product MATVVTKTFDPAAYLNDDEVVAEYLTQVMKDGTTGEFLMALGHVAQARGMKQVAELSGLGRESLYKVFAPGAKPRFDTVMRIVHAVGFKLNAHAS from the coding sequence ATGGCAACCGTTGTCACCAAAACGTTCGATCCCGCAGCCTACCTGAATGACGATGAGGTGGTGGCCGAATATCTGACCCAGGTCATGAAAGACGGAACCACCGGGGAATTTCTGATGGCCCTGGGCCATGTAGCCCAGGCGCGGGGCATGAAGCAGGTGGCTGAACTGTCCGGACTGGGCCGGGAAAGCCTCTACAAGGTTTTTGCACCCGGGGCCAAACCACGTTTCGACACGGTGATGAGGATCGTGCATGCCGTTGGATTCAAATTGAACGCACACGCATCCTGA
- a CDS encoding response regulator, with the protein MLDVRLNRLFDALDCGVYALNARGGIVLFNARAEELLGWRRQEISSLAPPPCFCCAPRAEGGGPGVGERRCLHLGSGDESGASREGVLYARDRSLLAVDVSVRDVSLSPGESLRVVSFRKRGDDDVAELIRRTREAASEANRQKDKFVSLVAHDLRAPLSSMVGLMEFLLDDPDGSMKPAQRDLVHDMMATGRSLIELIEGVLNIGRLKTGKIIPDKTFFDLRFFSESVVQRIVHLARDKEIAIDNQIPPDVRMFADMSLFAAVVQNLLTNAIKFSRSGDVIVIRQPESGGPALEVCDQGVGVSPEMVPRLFNVSEKTTTLGTAGETGTGFGLPFSFDIMEAHGGTLAVESSSGEGSVFCARLPHVQPRVMLVDDEPMDRFMVHSVLRQMDLEVIEVESGHSALERIGLDPPHLILSDVNMPGMDGMELLRRLKKNDQTRRIPVILITGDEKVETRDRAFHLGADDLVVKPLILHDFLPRVRHHLGG; encoded by the coding sequence ATGCTGGATGTCCGGTTGAACCGTTTGTTCGATGCCCTGGATTGCGGGGTCTACGCCTTGAACGCCAGGGGCGGCATTGTGTTGTTCAATGCCCGTGCCGAGGAACTTCTGGGATGGCGGCGCCAGGAGATTTCTTCCCTTGCCCCCCCCCCCTGCTTTTGCTGTGCGCCACGGGCGGAAGGTGGTGGTCCCGGCGTGGGGGAGCGACGATGTCTTCATCTGGGATCGGGGGATGAGTCCGGCGCCAGTCGCGAAGGGGTCCTGTATGCCCGCGATCGTTCGCTGTTGGCGGTGGATGTGTCGGTCCGTGACGTATCTCTTTCTCCGGGGGAATCCTTGCGGGTAGTCTCCTTCCGCAAACGCGGCGACGACGATGTGGCGGAGTTGATTCGGCGGACGCGGGAGGCCGCGTCGGAGGCCAATCGACAAAAGGACAAGTTTGTCTCGCTGGTGGCCCATGATCTGCGCGCGCCCCTCAGTTCGATGGTGGGATTGATGGAGTTCCTGCTCGACGATCCCGACGGCAGCATGAAACCAGCGCAACGCGACCTCGTTCATGACATGATGGCCACAGGACGCAGCCTCATCGAACTGATCGAGGGCGTCTTGAACATCGGTCGGCTGAAGACCGGAAAAATCATTCCGGACAAAACCTTTTTTGACCTCAGATTTTTTTCCGAATCGGTCGTGCAGCGGATCGTCCATCTGGCCCGCGACAAGGAAATCGCCATCGACAACCAGATTCCACCGGATGTCCGCATGTTTGCCGACATGAGCCTGTTTGCCGCGGTGGTGCAAAATCTGCTCACCAACGCCATCAAGTTCAGCCGTTCCGGCGATGTGATCGTCATCCGGCAACCCGAATCGGGAGGACCGGCCCTGGAAGTTTGCGATCAGGGGGTCGGCGTCTCTCCGGAGATGGTGCCGCGCCTGTTCAATGTTTCGGAAAAAACCACCACCCTTGGAACGGCGGGTGAAACAGGGACCGGATTTGGACTCCCCTTCAGCTTTGACATCATGGAGGCCCATGGCGGGACTCTGGCGGTCGAGAGCAGTTCGGGCGAGGGATCGGTTTTTTGTGCCCGTCTGCCACACGTTCAACCACGGGTGATGCTGGTGGACGACGAACCCATGGATCGCTTCATGGTCCATTCGGTATTGCGGCAAATGGATCTTGAAGTCATCGAGGTGGAGAGCGGTCATTCAGCCCTGGAACGGATCGGGCTGGACCCTCCCCATCTGATCCTGTCCGATGTGAACATGCCCGGAATGGATGGCATGGAACTGTTGCGGCGATTGAAAAAAAACGATCAGACCCGAAGGATTCCCGTCATCCTGATCACCGGCGACGAGAAGGTGGAGACACGGGACCGGGCTTTTCATCTCGGGGCCGACGACCTTGTTGTCAAGCCATTGATATTACATGATTTCCTCCCAAGGGTGCGGCATCATCTGGGTGGGTAG
- a CDS encoding SPOR domain-containing protein, with protein sequence MKTSSNREQQLFLVTGGAILFLILAVVVFNMISAPSPVPEEHAEPVSRVHTAESQLATAVSETREPWKVVPEPVAPPTNDATAAVPPPEQAEELAPHAVQLPSAPNGATVSETTTDPLERARRMLEPTPPATASVTKAAPPVATTKQTVPTTAAKPIVVPHPPATLPGSVPPRQAPGAQAVHAETFPAVAATEPRPAATTPQATRQGTEKQPVEKPVTKTPPPVKTVKIADRPIVPPEAPVKATKAIERPTPTVETVRQAQPVKTPPPAKVDYSEELTQEIARQFGAEAATTSTKPTAKPVVTAKSAPSPSGGSRFLIQIASFATTDKAKSMADRVGSVVSQGRRIPVSQVNATVSGKSYFRVRAGPFANRAGAEAALQALGQAGIGGSIVSLD encoded by the coding sequence ATGAAAACTTCATCCAATCGTGAACAACAATTATTTCTGGTGACCGGGGGGGCCATCCTATTTCTGATTTTGGCGGTGGTGGTCTTCAACATGATCAGCGCTCCGAGCCCCGTTCCCGAGGAACACGCCGAACCCGTTTCCAGGGTCCACACCGCCGAGAGCCAGCTGGCCACGGCGGTCAGCGAAACCAGGGAACCCTGGAAAGTCGTGCCCGAACCCGTGGCACCCCCGACCAACGATGCCACGGCAGCGGTCCCGCCACCGGAGCAGGCGGAAGAACTCGCCCCCCACGCGGTACAGCTCCCATCGGCGCCGAACGGCGCAACCGTCAGCGAAACCACCACCGATCCCCTGGAACGGGCGCGGCGGATGCTCGAACCAACCCCACCGGCCACGGCGAGCGTGACCAAGGCTGCTCCCCCGGTCGCCACGACAAAACAGACCGTCCCAACGACTGCCGCCAAGCCCATCGTCGTCCCCCATCCTCCCGCCACCCTGCCAGGATCCGTTCCGCCACGGCAGGCCCCCGGCGCCCAGGCCGTCCATGCCGAAACCTTCCCGGCGGTCGCGGCCACGGAACCGCGCCCTGCCGCCACGACACCTCAAGCCACCCGCCAGGGCACCGAGAAACAGCCTGTCGAAAAACCTGTCACCAAAACGCCTCCGCCCGTGAAAACGGTCAAAATCGCCGACAGGCCGATCGTTCCCCCGGAAGCGCCGGTCAAGGCAACCAAGGCAATCGAGCGGCCCACCCCCACTGTCGAAACGGTCCGGCAAGCGCAACCCGTCAAGACGCCGCCACCCGCAAAGGTCGATTATTCCGAAGAGCTGACCCAGGAGATCGCCCGACAGTTTGGCGCCGAAGCCGCCACGACATCCACCAAACCCACGGCCAAACCCGTCGTTACCGCCAAATCGGCCCCCTCCCCCTCGGGAGGATCGCGATTTCTGATCCAGATCGCCTCGTTCGCCACCACCGACAAGGCCAAATCGATGGCGGACCGGGTGGGATCGGTCGTCTCCCAGGGACGACGCATACCGGTCAGTCAAGTCAACGCAACCGTCAGCGGCAAAAGTTATTTCCGGGTCCGTGCCGGTCCCTTCGCCAACCGTGCCGGCGCCGAGGCGGCCCTCCAGGCCCTGGGACAGGCAGGCATCGGTGGCTCCATTGTCTCTCTGGACTGA
- a CDS encoding helix-turn-helix transcriptional regulator — MEERRKLVMREILLGFWKIHILHHAAEGGVVGHWMLQELRRHGYDVSPGTLYPLLNRMEKNGWLRGEQDPERGPKSRKSYYLTPEGDEVLKLVGRQARELCREVGEDTSRMR; from the coding sequence ATGGAGGAGCGGCGCAAACTGGTAATGCGGGAAATCCTGCTGGGATTCTGGAAGATTCACATTCTGCACCATGCTGCCGAGGGAGGAGTGGTCGGACATTGGATGCTCCAGGAGTTGCGCCGCCACGGCTACGATGTCAGCCCCGGCACCCTTTATCCATTGCTTAACCGGATGGAGAAAAACGGTTGGTTGCGTGGCGAACAGGATCCAGAACGGGGGCCGAAGTCCCGCAAGAGCTATTATCTGACCCCGGAAGGGGACGAGGTGTTGAAACTGGTGGGCCGGCAGGCGCGTGAACTGTGCCGGGAAGTGGGAGAAGATACGTCACGAATGCGTTGA
- the yhbY gene encoding ribosome assembly RNA-binding protein YhbY gives MAMNLSSTQRKYLRALAHPLKPVVAIGHDGVTEAVLAELERALEDHELIKIRFNDFKEEKTSLTEKIAQHTDARQAGMIGHIAILYRPRRDVSKRRILLPQSKEEPPSDLPGRHGTACRAETNKKMHRTLKS, from the coding sequence ATGGCCATGAATCTTTCCTCGACCCAAAGAAAATATCTTCGCGCTCTTGCCCATCCGTTGAAACCGGTGGTGGCGATCGGCCACGATGGGGTGACCGAAGCGGTCCTGGCCGAGCTTGAGCGAGCCCTGGAGGACCATGAATTGATCAAGATTCGCTTCAACGATTTCAAGGAAGAAAAGACATCTTTGACCGAAAAGATTGCGCAACACACGGACGCCCGACAGGCCGGCATGATCGGCCACATCGCCATTCTCTACCGTCCCAGGCGGGATGTGTCCAAACGTCGGATTCTTTTGCCGCAATCGAAAGAAGAACCGCCGTCGGATCTGCCGGGGAGGCATGGAACGGCGTGTCGTGCCGAAACGAACAAGAAAATGCATCGAACACTCAAATCTTGA
- the ccsA gene encoding cytochrome c biogenesis protein CcsA has translation MMRIFAMNRWLGWLCLALLSFALWLVVNAPMDYQQGNSVRILYIHVPSAKMALGIYLALTLFSIWYLWKKSETADILVEASAPVGAAFAAVTLASGSIWGKPMWGTWWVWDARLTSMLVLLILYMGLIAVRNGLDDPTKAARATAILAIMGAVDLPIIHFSVVWWRTLHQPPSFGQSTAGPAISGPLLPPLLWMSLAFLLLGAYMVLLKAREIQGRRTLERIETERNIHV, from the coding sequence ATGATGCGGATATTCGCCATGAACCGCTGGCTCGGATGGCTCTGCCTGGCACTGCTCTCCTTCGCCTTGTGGCTGGTCGTGAACGCCCCCATGGATTACCAGCAGGGCAATTCGGTCCGCATCCTCTACATTCACGTCCCCTCGGCAAAAATGGCCCTGGGAATCTATCTGGCCCTGACCCTTTTCAGCATCTGGTACCTGTGGAAAAAAAGCGAAACCGCCGACATTCTCGTCGAAGCCTCCGCCCCGGTCGGTGCCGCCTTCGCCGCCGTCACCCTCGCCTCGGGATCGATCTGGGGCAAACCCATGTGGGGCACCTGGTGGGTCTGGGATGCCCGCCTCACCTCGATGCTGGTGCTCCTGATCCTCTACATGGGACTCATCGCCGTCCGCAACGGCCTCGACGACCCCACCAAAGCTGCCCGGGCCACCGCCATCCTTGCCATCATGGGCGCGGTCGATCTTCCCATCATCCATTTTTCCGTGGTCTGGTGGCGAACCCTCCACCAACCCCCCTCCTTCGGCCAATCAACCGCCGGCCCCGCCATCAGCGGCCCGCTTCTCCCACCACTCCTATGGATGTCGTTGGCCTTTCTCCTCCTCGGCGCCTACATGGTCCTGCTCAAGGCCCGCGAAATCCAGGGACGCCGGACCCTCGAACGGATCGAAACCGAAAGAAACATCCATGTCTGA
- the hemN gene encoding oxygen-independent coproporphyrinogen III oxidase: MPCSALPSVAIDLDLIRKYDVSGPRYTSYPTAPCFVEPFPAAEVTTEVEAIARTDPQRPVSLYIHIPFCDTVCFYCACNKLVTKDRRQGSAYLEWLFREIEAVGRLVTRSRPVRQLHLGGGTPTFLSLDEMAALFDRLRQHFHILDDDSGEYGIEIDPREVVPGAISGLRRMGFNRISFGVQDTDPAVQKAVNRIQPMDLNRRVVAEARAAGFHSVNLDLIYGLPLQDRVSFDNSLHEVLDVLDPDRLAVFNYAHLPHYFMPQRRIHADQLPSAAEKLAMMEQTIHTLLRRGYVFIGMDHFAKPDNELAIAQRKGMLHRNFQGYTTHADCDLFGLGVSSISQVGQVFAQNQKTIDGYRDAVTQGQSPIHRGLRRTRDDEIRNAVINRLICRFSLEFAEIETRFGILFSDYFQGELQALRPLAADGLVDLHDRGIDIRPVGKLMIRNVCMVFDWHLSHRPATRNFSRTL, translated from the coding sequence ATGCCCTGTTCCGCATTGCCGTCGGTCGCCATCGACCTTGATCTCATACGCAAATATGATGTCTCGGGTCCCCGATACACCTCCTATCCCACCGCCCCCTGCTTTGTCGAACCGTTCCCGGCGGCGGAGGTGACCACCGAGGTGGAAGCCATCGCCAGAACCGATCCCCAACGCCCGGTCTCTCTCTACATTCACATCCCTTTTTGCGACACGGTCTGTTTCTATTGCGCCTGCAACAAGCTGGTGACCAAGGATCGTCGCCAGGGATCGGCCTATCTGGAATGGTTGTTTCGGGAAATCGAGGCGGTGGGGCGGTTGGTGACCCGTTCGCGACCCGTGCGGCAGTTGCATCTTGGCGGTGGCACCCCGACATTCCTGTCTCTGGATGAGATGGCGGCCCTTTTTGACCGGTTGCGACAGCATTTCCACATTCTGGACGACGATTCGGGTGAATACGGCATTGAAATCGATCCCAGGGAGGTGGTTCCGGGGGCGATCTCGGGTTTGCGTCGGATGGGGTTCAACCGGATTTCCTTCGGGGTTCAGGATACCGATCCGGCGGTGCAGAAGGCGGTCAATCGGATTCAGCCGATGGACCTCAACCGCAGGGTGGTGGCGGAAGCCCGGGCCGCCGGTTTCCATTCGGTCAATCTTGATTTGATCTATGGGCTTCCTCTTCAGGATCGGGTCTCCTTCGACAACAGTTTGCACGAGGTCCTCGATGTGCTCGACCCCGACCGGCTCGCCGTTTTCAATTATGCCCATCTGCCGCATTATTTTATGCCGCAGCGGCGAATCCATGCCGATCAGTTGCCGTCGGCGGCGGAAAAATTGGCCATGATGGAACAGACCATCCATACCCTGTTGCGGCGCGGGTATGTCTTCATCGGGATGGATCATTTCGCCAAACCCGACAATGAACTGGCGATCGCCCAGCGAAAAGGGATGTTGCACCGAAACTTCCAGGGATACACCACCCATGCCGACTGCGACCTGTTCGGCCTGGGCGTCTCTTCCATCAGCCAGGTCGGCCAGGTGTTCGCGCAGAACCAGAAAACCATCGACGGCTATCGCGACGCGGTCACCCAGGGGCAGTCCCCGATCCATCGCGGTCTCAGGCGCACGCGCGACGATGAAATCCGCAATGCCGTCATCAATCGGTTGATCTGTCGTTTTTCCCTTGAATTCGCCGAGATCGAAACCCGGTTCGGTATCCTGTTTTCCGATTATTTCCAGGGGGAACTGCAAGCCCTGCGACCGTTGGCCGCCGATGGCCTGGTGGACCTTCACGACCGGGGCATCGATATCCGACCGGTCGGAAAATTGATGATCCGTAACGTGTGCATGGTGTTCGACTGGCATTTGTCCCACCGTCCCGCCACCAGGAATTTTTCCAGGACATTATGA
- the ccmA gene encoding heme ABC exporter ATP-binding protein CcmA produces MFLEATGIEHRFGRRTVLRGIELTVPEGDCAVLYGANGSGKSTLLSLIATRLRIQKGHCRLDTIDLGREGETARRHLIFVGHHSHLYSHLSPTENLLFFRDLHQITATNDTLAEAISQAGLAPFRHQPIRWFSAGMKKRLSLARILMFQPRLLLLDEPYSALDHEGIVWLNTLIDSFQQRGGIVVMASHDPARVAALRHTPWRLEGGRLHSMGEANPC; encoded by the coding sequence ATGTTTCTTGAAGCAACCGGCATCGAACATCGTTTCGGTCGGCGAACGGTGTTGCGAGGAATCGAACTGACCGTCCCCGAAGGAGACTGCGCCGTCCTCTACGGCGCCAACGGTTCGGGAAAATCGACGCTGCTCTCCCTGATCGCAACCCGATTGCGCATCCAGAAAGGACATTGCCGTCTCGATACGATCGATCTTGGCCGCGAAGGGGAAACGGCCCGGCGCCACCTGATCTTCGTCGGCCATCACAGCCATTTGTACAGCCATCTGTCACCAACGGAAAATCTTCTGTTTTTTCGCGATCTCCACCAGATCACCGCCACCAACGACACCCTTGCCGAAGCCATTTCCCAGGCAGGACTCGCCCCCTTTCGCCACCAGCCGATCCGATGGTTTTCCGCCGGGATGAAAAAAAGACTCTCCCTGGCGCGAATCCTGATGTTTCAACCACGACTGCTGCTCCTGGACGAACCCTATTCGGCCCTGGATCATGAAGGAATCGTCTGGCTCAACACACTGATCGACTCGTTCCAACAACGCGGCGGCATCGTCGTCATGGCCAGTCACGACCCCGCCCGGGTCGCTGCCCTGCGCCATACCCCCTGGCGCCTCGAAGGGGGACGGTTGCATTCGATGGGAGAAGCGAATCCATGTTGA
- a CDS encoding heme exporter protein CcmB: MLRGIYRLAWKDVLADFRHRSTFSSMLFFSVAVLLVFQAAFEPNGPEAQRLVPGLLWTTVLFTTIMGLGRVFQSEEENGAFEGLLLTPLPRGALFFGKWLGNLVLSLLVMIMLVPLTLILFNVNIWHQLPLLLGLLFLGTMGLTALGVLLAAMTQTARSRETLLALLLLPLVAPLLIAGVQAMNTVIATGSAVGPWLNLLLIFDAIYLSLAPWGFGWLVEE; this comes from the coding sequence ATGTTGAGGGGCATCTATCGACTGGCATGGAAGGATGTCCTGGCCGATTTCCGCCACCGTTCCACCTTCTCGTCGATGCTTTTTTTCTCCGTCGCCGTGCTCCTGGTGTTTCAGGCCGCCTTCGAACCCAACGGCCCGGAAGCACAACGCCTGGTGCCAGGACTGCTTTGGACCACCGTCCTCTTCACCACCATCATGGGACTGGGACGGGTGTTCCAGTCGGAAGAGGAAAACGGCGCCTTCGAAGGGCTCCTCCTCACCCCTCTGCCTCGCGGTGCCCTTTTTTTCGGCAAATGGTTGGGAAACCTGGTCCTGTCGCTCCTGGTCATGATCATGCTCGTCCCTTTGACTCTGATCCTGTTCAATGTCAACATCTGGCACCAGTTGCCGCTGTTGCTGGGACTGCTCTTTCTGGGTACCATGGGACTGACCGCCCTGGGCGTACTCCTGGCCGCCATGACACAAACGGCCCGATCCCGGGAAACCCTTCTGGCCCTTCTGCTTCTGCCCCTGGTCGCCCCCCTTCTCATCGCCGGGGTCCAGGCGATGAACACGGTCATCGCGACCGGAAGCGCGGTGGGACCCTGGTTGAACCTGCTCTTGATCTTCGATGCCATCTACCTGTCCCTGGCCCCCTGGGGATTCGGATGGCTGGTGGAGGAATGA
- a CDS encoding response regulator yields the protein MHVTVALSQANILIVDDQPANNRLMRMILERAGFTNITTTHDARESVRLYLEGAFDLVLLDYNMPHMNGIQVMEAIRAARGEVHYLPVLMITAVTDRQVRHAALNAGALDFLNKPLDHMEVIPRVSNLLTVHLLKKGFEDQVRIRTVQLREANEQLERANAALERAKMEVIHCLGRAAEFRDNETGNHVLRMSRYAGIVSRALSGDAVFCACVESAAAMHDVGKIGIPDAILLKADRLTDDEFARIRRHPEIGAEILGGGHEEPLLTACVIARTHHERWDGRGYPRGLAGEEIPLAGRICAVVDVFDALVSRRPYKKAWSVADAVALLERDKGSHFDPRVVDAFVAHLDEILEIRDEFRD from the coding sequence ATGCACGTCACCGTCGCGCTGTCCCAGGCCAACATCCTGATCGTGGATGACCAGCCTGCCAACAACCGTCTGATGCGGATGATTCTGGAACGGGCCGGGTTTACGAACATCACCACGACCCATGATGCGCGGGAGAGTGTCCGATTGTATCTCGAAGGGGCCTTCGATCTGGTCCTTCTGGATTACAACATGCCGCACATGAATGGAATCCAGGTGATGGAGGCGATTCGTGCCGCACGGGGGGAGGTGCATTATCTTCCGGTGCTGATGATCACCGCCGTCACCGATCGTCAGGTCCGCCATGCCGCCCTGAATGCCGGCGCCCTTGATTTCCTCAACAAACCCCTGGATCACATGGAGGTCATTCCCAGGGTCAGCAACCTGTTGACGGTCCATTTGTTGAAGAAGGGATTCGAGGATCAGGTGCGTATCCGGACCGTGCAACTCAGGGAGGCCAACGAGCAGTTGGAGCGGGCCAATGCCGCGTTGGAGCGGGCCAAGATGGAGGTGATTCACTGTCTGGGGCGGGCTGCGGAATTTCGTGACAACGAGACCGGAAACCATGTCCTGCGGATGAGCCGTTATGCGGGGATCGTGAGTCGTGCCTTGAGTGGCGATGCCGTGTTTTGTGCGTGCGTCGAAAGTGCCGCGGCGATGCACGATGTCGGCAAGATCGGCATTCCCGATGCCATTCTCCTCAAGGCGGACCGCTTGACCGATGACGAATTCGCCAGGATTCGCCGGCATCCGGAAATCGGGGCGGAAATTCTTGGCGGCGGCCATGAAGAACCCCTCCTGACCGCCTGCGTCATCGCCCGGACCCACCATGAACGCTGGGATGGCCGTGGTTATCCGCGGGGGCTTGCGGGGGAGGAGATTCCCCTGGCAGGCCGCATTTGCGCCGTGGTCGATGTATTTGACGCCCTGGTGTCACGGCGCCCCTACAAAAAAGCCTGGAGTGTGGCGGATGCGGTTGCCCTGCTCGAGCGGGACAAGGGAAGCCATTTCGATCCCCGGGTGGTGGATGCGTTTGTGGCCCACCTTGATGAAATCCTTGAAATTCGCGATGAATTCCGGGATTGA
- a CDS encoding sulfite exporter TauE/SafE family protein: MDLIVIAVVACMVSTTTFYSGFGLGTVLMPVFALFLPVETAVAATAVVHLANNLFKVGATGRRLDRELVWRFGVPAVAAALVGATVLGLMTGLGEMVRYDLAGREAVITPIKLIMAALMVVFALLELLPGLRERRFDRRYLFLGGLLSGFFGGLSGHQGALRSAFLVKTGISTEVFVGTNAWIGLLVDASRLLVYGEVFGVGTTAIIDVDVIPLMLAGVIGAFAGVLVGKKYLYKVTMVTVRKGTGVLLLMIALGLASGAI, encoded by the coding sequence ATGGATCTCATCGTGATCGCTGTTGTTGCCTGCATGGTTTCCACGACGACGTTTTATTCCGGTTTTGGTTTGGGAACGGTGCTGATGCCGGTGTTTGCGCTGTTCCTGCCGGTGGAGACGGCGGTGGCGGCCACCGCCGTGGTGCATCTGGCCAATAATCTGTTCAAGGTCGGGGCCACGGGTCGTCGTCTGGACCGGGAGCTGGTATGGCGCTTTGGCGTGCCTGCCGTTGCCGCCGCTTTGGTCGGGGCCACCGTGCTGGGCTTGATGACCGGCCTGGGCGAGATGGTTCGCTACGATCTGGCCGGCAGGGAAGCGGTGATCACCCCCATCAAACTGATCATGGCGGCGCTGATGGTTGTCTTCGCCCTGTTGGAATTGTTGCCCGGCCTGCGGGAAAGGCGTTTTGATCGCCGGTATCTGTTCCTGGGTGGTCTGCTTTCGGGATTCTTCGGCGGGCTTTCCGGGCATCAGGGGGCGTTACGTTCCGCCTTTCTGGTCAAGACCGGCATTTCCACGGAGGTTTTTGTGGGTACCAACGCCTGGATCGGGCTTCTGGTGGATGCAAGTCGCTTGTTGGTTTATGGAGAGGTCTTCGGCGTCGGAACGACGGCGATCATCGACGTGGACGTGATTCCCTTGATGCTCGCGGGTGTGATCGGCGCATTCGCGGGTGTATTGGTTGGCAAAAAATACTTGTACAAGGTCACCATGGTGACGGTGCGGAAGGGGACGGGCGTGCTGTTGTTGATGATTGCTTTGGGTTTGGCATCCGGAGCGATCTGA
- the hemG gene encoding protoporphyrinogen oxidase: MNGIPRAIIVGGGISGLSLAFFLERKGVAVTLVERTGRTGGVIRTSRSAGFLVEHGPNSTMHKPGDESDALGRLMDALGLLPRIANPAAGRRYVQKMGRLLPLPGSPSEFLKTPLFSLRGKLGLLREPFRSRGDAEESIARFVTRRLGAEFLDWAIDPFISGVYAGDPDVLSVRAAVPRIHALEERYGSLIRGAIALGRQGRVGGMPRGRLISFDDGMERLVTAVQAHLHRAASNAVRCITGVEGIRIVPLGGGQWEVRGANDFSVVGEGVFLAVPACDAAPLVAPLSEAATLELQGIRHAPVVSMALGFDRGGIGHPLDGFGYLIPRREGMDLLGCLFSSTLFPGRADEGTALLTAFAGGMRHPEVVALADEPLTQRVVAGLARALAIGASPRFVAVTRYQAAIAQYEMGHLQRVARISRLLDGWPGLYLCGNFIGGVSVADRIRNSERLADAWCPARGKEGSCHGTFGCP; encoded by the coding sequence ATGAACGGCATACCACGGGCGATCATCGTCGGCGGCGGAATTTCGGGGTTGTCACTCGCTTTTTTCCTCGAACGCAAGGGGGTGGCGGTCACCCTGGTGGAACGGACGGGCCGTACCGGGGGGGTGATCCGCACCTCCCGTTCCGCGGGGTTTCTTGTCGAGCACGGTCCCAATTCCACGATGCACAAACCGGGGGATGAATCCGATGCCCTGGGCCGGCTCATGGATGCCCTCGGTCTGCTTCCCCGGATCGCCAATCCTGCCGCCGGTCGCCGATATGTCCAGAAGATGGGGCGTCTGTTGCCACTCCCCGGGTCACCATCGGAGTTTCTGAAAACACCGTTGTTTTCCTTGCGGGGCAAATTGGGACTCCTGCGGGAACCGTTTCGTTCCCGGGGAGACGCCGAGGAATCGATCGCCCGGTTCGTGACCCGAAGGCTGGGGGCCGAATTTCTCGATTGGGCCATCGATCCCTTCATCTCGGGGGTGTACGCGGGAGACCCTGACGTTTTGTCGGTCCGGGCCGCGGTTCCCCGGATCCACGCCCTCGAAGAGCGGTACGGTTCGCTGATTCGCGGGGCCATTGCCTTGGGCAGACAGGGACGGGTCGGCGGCATGCCCCGGGGGCGGCTCATCTCTTTTGACGACGGGATGGAACGGCTTGTCACGGCAGTGCAGGCGCATTTGCATCGGGCCGCTTCCAATGCGGTACGGTGCATCACTGGAGTCGAGGGGATACGGATCGTGCCGCTGGGGGGGGGACAGTGGGAAGTTCGCGGGGCCAATGATTTTTCGGTCGTGGGCGAGGGGGTTTTTCTGGCGGTTCCTGCCTGCGATGCCGCTCCCCTGGTGGCGCCGTTGTCCGAGGCTGCGACCTTGGAATTGCAGGGAATTCGCCATGCCCCGGTGGTTTCCATGGCTTTGGGTTTTGATCGGGGAGGGATCGGTCATCCCCTGGATGGCTTCGGCTATCTGATTCCGCGGCGGGAGGGGATGGATCTTTTGGGATGCCTGTTTTCCTCGACATTGTTTCCGGGGCGGGCGGATGAGGGGACGGCCCTTCTGACCGCCTTCGCGGGTGGCATGAGGCATCCGGAGGTGGTGGCGTTGGCGGATGAGCCCCTGACGCAACGGGTGGTGGCGGGATTGGCCCGGGCCCTGGCGATCGGTGCGTCGCCAAGGTTTGTCGCGGTGACCCGTTACCAGGCGGCAATCGCCCAGTATGAAATGGGGCATTTGCAACGGGTGGCGCGGATTTCACGCCTGCTCGATGGTTGGCCGGGGCTTTACCTGTGTGGCAATTTCATTGGCGGTGTCTCGGTGGCGGATCGGATACGCAACAGCGAGCGCCTGGCGGATGCGTGGTGTCCGGCCAGGGGGAAGGAGGGATCGTGCCATGGAACGTTTGGTTGTCCTTGA